The window CAGTGATGGCTTTCGCTTTGTTTATCTGGTGATATGCAGCGCTAATTCCAATTTAATAgattcatattaaaaataatattgctgTTCGTCCCTATGCAGTACTTAAAATCATTGCACTTTTCTTTTAGATGAATCAGTCTTGGTTAAGATGCAGATTTTACCTAACAATGTGACGTGGTCagtgtttatgtgttttggTATGGTGGCGTAATTCATTTACTGAAGCTAAAATTCACCCTCCCAAAAAACACATAcctctgatgacatcacataaGGCATTTGTCATATTGTTTTACTGAAATCTTTCTTATTCTCCATTGTCTTTGATAATGCCTGTCAGTGAACTCTAttcttgtttaaaaatacagaaagcagAAGTAAGGCTTTTTTTCagttcactttttaaaactttttttgtgaaattctgTAGGAGGAAATCAGTACTTCATTAACCAGCTTTGTTTTGATTGcagttgatatttttaaaatgttggggCCATTACGATTACATGATGAGCAGCATCAATTGCAAATGTATCTACGCTACAAGCATATATAAGAGTAAACAAAATAGTTAGTTGCCTTTGTCTTCTTAGCCTCTGAATAGGGATGTGATTCTTCATATTTCTACAAGATTTCTTTGAAgtatgtttaaattttaatgtatCAAGGAAAAGTGAAAACTTCCTTCTCTTAAAATCACTGTTTTTGTGCATAGCAGGAGATTTAAGTATGCTTTTTCTTAACATGCATGAGATAAGTTAAAGGGGCGATGCAGAGAGGACGTGTACGTAGCTGAAACACTTTCTGATGTTGAAGCTGCCACGTTGtaatttttacacaaataaaggTGTGGTAATGTTCTTTCAAAGGAACATGTGCTGCTTTTATTAACCCTTCCCTCTTTCTTTTACTTCTTACAGCTACGCCTGACTTCAGTCTCTTCAGTGACATCTCTCAGAGTGACCTGGTCATTGGACTTGCTGTGCAGACATGCAACCAACCCCTCGGGCTGGACCACCCCGGGCCTCTCTGCCTAATATGACAGGCAGGATAAGGCCTCAGAAGCATGCAACAGCGGTGACAGCTACTATGCCGCCTCCTACACAGCCCATAACGGACCCTTTTGCTTTTGGCAGAGCTCAACCCTCAATGGCTGTAGGTGGTCTTCCTACAATACCTAACAGCAGCCCACCACAAATGCAAGCTCCACCTAATGCTATGTACTCTCAACTTGGTTCTGGACTCCCTCCACAACCGCAGTTGCTTGAAAATGTTCCAGCTGCAGTGGCTGGTCCCCCAGCACAACCTCTGTCAGGGGTGACTTTATTCACCCCTCGGGGTACTccatctgctggtgttttccCATCTCCAAGTCCCACAGGATATGTATCAGCTAATAATGAACAGGACTATTTTAATTCAAGAGATCCAGCTGCAACTATGTCCACAGATGCATCACATACGTCACCAGCACCTAGTAATACACTTTTTAACCAGGATTTTCAGGCACATCATCTTGGTCATCCTTTGCCTTTTCAACCCCTTCCACCCTCATCTTCATCTACTCAGTGGGCTCCTGATCACTCAAGCCGGCCTCCCTCAGTTCAAAACTATTTCCAACCAACTGTTGATCCACCAGCACGGCCCTCAAATATACCACCACAGTCCCAGATGTACCCCTCCCACAGCCAGTCACCCCACCATAGTGCCCCCACCCCTCCAGCTTACTCTGGACATCCCCAAATTCGCCCCCCTGCTCCTCTTCAGAACCCTTTAGCAGCTGCCAGCTCTTTGTTGCCTGACCCAAATGAACCCCAGCACCTCAACTCACATTTCCAAACCCAGAGTTATTTCAGTCAGAGCTCTGCGCCCCATGACTTGTGGTTCAACCAACCAGTGCAGGACTCCGGCTACCACCAAATGGGTACCGGCCCGAGCCATCCTCAGCCACCTACAGACTCTGCTGGATCTCCTCATGTTTCCAGTACGGGGCATGGTCCTGTCAGTCAACCTGTTCCAAGTTCTATCCCTGCCACAGATGCATACGGTCAAGAATCTGGTACAATCTCGATGTTCTTCAAAGGGAGTGATGTGGAAAACGAGGAAACGCTTGCTGATGAgaggaataaaacattaaatggtGTTGCTGCATCTTTTCAGCATAACAGTAACCCACCATCTCATAGTAGTCATTCAGATCTGACCATAGATTACCAAGGAGTGTCTGTTCCTGATCATTCACGCCTTCCCTATATGAATGAAAGCAGTCATCATTTACAGGGGCACATCCAGAAGCTCCCAGATAACGACTTTGACCACGTGGAAAATTTGGAGTGTGTTCCAAACCAGGAAGTTTTACCCAACGAATCCAGcagcagtgctgctgctgctattgCTGCATGTAACCCAGTTGACCAGTTTGAAGCAGGACCCAACCTGGAAACTCCAGATTCAGTCCCAAGACCAATGAGATCTGCGAGTGTGTCATCCAACTACAGCAATTTGAGCCATGGAAGTGGAACCGGCTCCCGTCGGCACCAGGGAGTCGAAGGTACCTTTATTCAGCAGGAAAGCCCTCGTCTCGCTGATAATCCTAATGCCtcttctgctgctgccgctgctgctgccggaGGCTACTTTGAGCAGATAGATACATCTCCAAGTGGTGATGTAGGCGTGCAAGGTTCAGCAGAGCATATGTGGCACCCCACGCCTAGCCCACCAAAACCAACTGGGATTTTCCAAGCAAGCGCTAACAGCTCGTTTGAACCCGTACGTTCACATGGTGTTGGAGTGCGTCCTGCTGAAGTCGACAAGGCTAAAATGGTCGCTGAAGGAGGTTCTGATTCCACATCTGGTAACTTGGAGCAGCCGCCAGACAATATGGAGAACATTTTTGGGCCAGGACAAGCTCCAGCTCCTTCTCCCGGTGATGGATTATCCAGTCAAACCCACTCAGTGGTGCATCCTCATTCTCGACCTTCGTCTCGTGCTTTTGGGGCCAATCGGCCCTGCGAGAGTCCAGCCACTACTCTGTGGGCTCAGAGCGACCCTACGAGCTTGGGTACCAACTTCCTCCTTGCCCCTGCGGCCCTCACAGTTTTTGCTCCATTAAGAGAACCCAGTGCTGACGTCATCCAGCCACCAGAGGATTGTCCGCTGGACCTGCAGGCCTCGCAGAGGGCTCAGACAGCAACTCAGCAGCATTCAGAGAACCTAGAAAACCCACCAAAGGTGAGTGATGCGGAGCCAGTTGACTCTCAAAGCGGCCTGGGTTACGCATCTCTGCTCGTGTCTAGCTCACTTCATCAGCCCGTTTTAATTGCCCCGCCTGTATCCAATTACAGCGTGATTCCCCCCAGCATTCCTACTCCGTCATCCACTCAGACTAATCATGGAGAAGTTGTGTTCCCCGAAAGACCTCCCGCACAAGGGCTTGGTGCCAGTATCTCTCAACCATCAGCCCTACCTTCTAAGCAAAATCCGCTCTTTTCTTCTGGGTCCGCGGCTTTCTGTTCCTCCGCTCCTAATCAGGGTCCGCTCAATCTGACTCGTGACAAAACAGTTGGAGCACCTTCAGAAATCACAACTCCACCACACTCTCAACCAGTCCACCCTCCTCTTTCAAGGGGCCAATCATTGGGGGCAGAAAGCCATTCTACTGTTAATTCACAGCCCGTTTCTCTCGTGACTGCTTCTGTCTCTAACcataatcagacattaaactACGAACTGCTTGATTTTTCTATGCACCAATCACACGGCCAGAGCCAGGTGTACGGCCAGCCGTCGTCTTTGCATGAGTCATCACAGTCTAGTAATGGATTTTACCTGCAGGTCACCAAGGATGCTCAGCAGGGAGTAAGAGATGGAGGGACTCTCTCTATCCAGACAGCAGTTTCTACATCCACCTCACAAGCTCCACCAGGACCGCCTCCAGCTGCTCCAAACACTCAGCAGACTCAAAGTGAACCTCCTAAGACATCGGATTCTAAAGTTGCATTGCAGCAACAGAGGGATGCTCCTGCTGTTCCTGTCAGTGGAGCCCAGCCTTCTCAAGGTCAATATTCAACTCCGGCACAAGGACCTACTGGAGGGAATGCTCCTCCTCCTGTCGCTCCTGGGGCGTGGCCTCCAGGCACGCAGGGGGCCGTACCTCCGGGGAATCCCCAAGCAGTTCCAGCTGAAGCTCCCCGACCACCCTCCTCTGCAGGCAGCCATCAAGACTATGTGCATCCTCCTTCTGGATCCGGACAGATGTACAGCAGCTATTATGGAAACTATGGAGAATACCCAGATAGCAGAGGACAGTACCCTCCAGGCCAGTATCCACCTCCACCGGGAGATCCTAGAATGCAGCAGTATTATCAAGTAAGGGTTGAGACAATTTTGGACTAGCATTTATGAGCAACTGTTGTGTGTCCCTCtttattaatcagtttttaatgCTTTCCTGTTAGGATGCAAACTACCGAGGCAGAGGAGATCCTTATTATGGCAGATATGATGGGCAGAACCCGGGTTACCGTGATCCAAACTACCAATACAGAGAACCGCAGTCAGAGCGACCCAACTCAAGGGCTAGTCAGTACTCGGACCGGCCTTCATCCAGGTTAGAGAAACAGTCAGTCTTGCTTCAGCATCTAACCATCACAATCTTCTTCAATTCAATAgttaaaagtcagaattgttGGAAAACAATGTCACTACTTCGTGTTTCTGAGGTAGAATGGTTTACCATAATTTAGCCTGTCGCAATgcatttaatcaattaatcacataagTCGCACGGTAATATCAATTAttcttaaattatatttttgataataCAATGCTTATGGTTTTTGTTTCCCTGCAACTGAACAACTGGcaaattaatgtaaatgttggtgtaaaaaatcttttagaaaaacaaacgaATGACtacaatttataaaaataataaaaaaaataagaaatgtgaaaatatttctttatttattgtctATTCAGTCAGATCATATTTGAAGCTGTAAGCAGCGATCTGCTCTCCACTTTACCTTTGactccaataaataaatacttaataagGTCTGCACATTTTTAGGAAATTGAAGTTAAAAATTAATGCTACTTTAACACACTATTACCACTGTGTCAAGTGTGTGAATTTGCTGGAGTGGGACTCCATCCAACAGCCTCAATATCTTATTGCCATCCAAAGTGTGTATTTTAATAACTGCAAATATGAAACGACAAACATTGCTTTTCTAAGTGatcttttatgcatttttaatgtgaaacagaAATTGCATTGATGATTTGTTTTGCATCCTTTACTTTGAAATCATTTATTGTCGGTCTTTAGTCGGCACACACACAAGGCTGCTAATTGCAGcaacatgtttggttttgcaTGTTGAAATAACACTTTGTGCATGTTTCAATTTCATGTGTTGTATTGGTTCTGTGAAATACCACCTTGTGTTGTCCTTCAGGCAAGGTTATTCCGAAGATTACCAACGGCAAAACCGAAGTGCCTACGGTGAATATTATGCAGATTACCCCAAGCACTATGATTATAGAGGTATGAGCTACACATATTTGCTAATACAATGTCAATTCGACAGtgatttatgaaagaaaaaatgtaatgtatttgTCAATTATcatctttatttgtttaaaaaggatACAACTACGGACAGTACGACCAACGATACAGAGGATACTATGATCAGTCCTATTGGTCTTATTATAATGAGACGTACAGAAACGGCTACTACAATCAGCCCAGGTATGCGTTATTAAAACTCTGTGCATCTTAGTAAAAAGTACAATGAAGACAAAAAGATGTAAAGCAGTGTAGCTATGCATGAGTCCTATCAGTTTACTCCTGCTGAGGGTTTTATGGGCTCTCTCACAGGAAAGATGTCTACGACGCCCATTGGCTGTACTATCCCGGATATGATCGTAGTTTTGATGACGACAACGTGCGCGGGAGAGATGCTTACGGCGACGACTTTGACCGGCACAGTGTGCACAGCGAGCGGTCGGCACACAGCGTGCACAGCTCCACCAGTCATCACAGCAGACAAAGCAGCTTCAGCTCCCGGTCGCAGCAGGTGAACTGTCAtggctgctttttatttcataggcaataaaaaaaagctgtttacttttgtttttgtttttttcaattttttgtgACCTGGATCTTGTGCCACCTTGTTCTCaactcttttttatttctccacttCAATTGCAGAGCCAGGTGTACAGGAGCCAGCCTGACTTGGTGTCTGCAGTTTATGACACAACACAATCCACTCTCCCTGTTGACTACTCTTATGGCCAGTATCCAAATCAAACGGACGCTACTCAGAACTACAGCCAGTACATGTATCCCTCAGAGTACACTGCAGACAGTACCTGGATTGCATCAGAGCAACGTAATCTTACAAAACTCAGTTTTTGgagaatatgtattttttaaagctttttttttctttattatatcTCACTTAATTACTTACACGGTAGCCATTGTTTCCCTTTCAGCTCCCCCTCGTCCTGCAACCCCAGAAAAGTTTACCATGCCCCATCGTTGTGCTCGCTTTGGACCTGGAGGTCATCTGATCCAAGTCCTGCCCAATCTCCCCTCAGCTGGGCAGCCTGCTCTGGTTGAGATTCACAACATGGAGgtacatttactgtaaaaaattgtaaaaagttTTTAGTTATTGTTTTGTACAGAGCTTTAAGGTGTAAATTTCAGCACATATTAAGTTACGTTATGTCATTATGCATTAATCGCAAAGTAGGCATTCCTTAATTTATGGATCATAGGTTGTAAAATTAGTTTCTATCTCCTTTTTGGAGATACAAACATTTTAGACGATTGTGTgcagaaaataatgtaaagaatatattatgtattattttatcttcTACTTCTCCTTTTAGACGATGCTGCAGGATACCGCCGATCAGGCTGAGCTGCGAGGTTTCCCTGGACCTCTGATTAAGTAAGTCTATTTTTCTAGTTGTCTCCATCTCAAATACTTCACAGAATCTTGGTGAAAGTAAACTCCTTAAAGAACCAGACTTCAGTTTTTCAGTGCAAAGTAGTGTaacaaaaaagcagaatgtTGCATTCAAACAACATTGAacattcaaggttttttttgctgcagtttagGTTTTTGTATTGAAACATATTATATCCTAACGTTTTCTGTCCTGCCAACAGGGAGGAGACCCACAAGGTTGATGTGATAAAATTCTCTCAAAACAAAGCAATGGAGTGTTCCCGTGACAACAACTTGCTGGACAGAGACTCTGCCCGCCTGATCTGGGACTTCATTGTGCTGCTTTGCAGACAGAATGGGGTTAGTCTGTGTTGCCTGCAGCTGTATATCTACCAGAGCAattattatttgattaaaatttggTCTTATTGTCGTTTTCCATTTCCTCAGACTGTGGTCGGCACAGACATCGCTGACCTCCTGCTGAAGGAGCATCGCTCTGTCTGGCTGCCTGGCAAGAGTCCCAATGAAGCCAACTTGATTGATTTCAACAATGAACCTCTTGCACGAGCGGAAGAGGAGCCTGGAGCTGGACCGCTGTCCCTCCTGTCCGACACTTTCATGATCGTCCCAGAGAACGTCGGCAAGGAAACGGAGCGCTTCAGAGAGCTGCTTCTGTTTGGGCGCAAAAAGGTAGGAGGTACAGTGATTCGCAAAATGACATAAGTATTTTAAGCTGAACAGATCCgacacattttattctttgtctGGTGAAAAAAGGATGCACTTGAAGCAGCCATGAAAGGAGGTCTCTGGGGTCACGCCCTGCTGTTGGCTAGTAAGATGGACAACAGGACACATGCACGTGTCATGACAAGGTGAAGTAGCGGCAGTTGAAGTTTCTGAATCTAtaattatggttttaaaatctcattaaaatcattaaaatgttgtttttgtcttcaggtTTGCCAATAGTTTGCCCATGAATGACCCTCTCCAAACAATGTACCAGCTGATGTCAGGGAGAATGCCTGCTTCAGCTACGGTTCGTCCTTATGGCTTGTTTTTAAACTGGTGCGCTGAAGAA of the Poecilia reticulata strain Guanapo linkage group LG12, Guppy_female_1.0+MT, whole genome shotgun sequence genome contains:
- the sec16a gene encoding protein transport protein Sec16A isoform X2, whose translation is MQPTPRAGPPRASLPNMTGRIRPQKHATAVTATMPPPTQPITDPFAFGRAQPSMAVGGLPTIPNSSPPQMQAPPNAMYSQLGSGLPPQPQLLENVPAAVAGPPAQPLSGVTLFTPRGTPSAGVFPSPSPTGYVSANNEQDYFNSRDPAATMSTDASHTSPAPSNTLFNQDFQAHHLGHPLPFQPLPPSSSSTQWAPDHSSRPPSVQNYFQPTVDPPARPSNIPPQSQMYPSHSQSPHHSAPTPPAYSGHPQIRPPAPLQNPLAAASSLLPDPNEPQHLNSHFQTQSYFSQSSAPHDLWFNQPVQDSGYHQMGTGPSHPQPPTDSAGSPHVSSTGHGPVSQPVPSSIPATDAYGQESGTISMFFKGSDVENEETLADERNKTLNGVAASFQHNSNPPSHSSHSDLTIDYQGVSVPDHSRLPYMNESSHHLQGHIQKLPDNDFDHVENLECVPNQEVLPNESSSSAAAAIAACNPVDQFEAGPNLETPDSVPRPMRSASVSSNYSNLSHGSGTGSRRHQGVEGTFIQQESPRLADNPNASSAAAAAAAGGYFEQIDTSPSGDVGVQGSAEHMWHPTPSPPKPTGIFQASANSSFEPVRSHGVGVRPAEVDKAKMVAEGGSDSTSGNLEQPPDNMENIFGPGQAPAPSPGDGLSSQTHSVVHPHSRPSSRAFGANRPCESPATTLWAQSDPTSLGTNFLLAPAALTVFAPLREPSADVIQPPEDCPLDLQASQRAQTATQQHSENLENPPKVSDAEPVDSQSGLGYASLLVSSSLHQPVLIAPPVSNYSVIPPSIPTPSSTQTNHGEVVFPERPPAQGLGASISQPSALPSKQNPLFSSGSAAFCSSAPNQGPLNLTRDKTVGAPSEITTPPHSQPVHPPLSRGQSLGAESHSTVNSQPVSLVTASVSNHNQTLNYELLDFSMHQSHGQSQVYGQPSSLHESSQSSNGFYLQVTKDAQQGVRDGGTLSIQTAVSTSTSQAPPGPPPAAPNTQQTQSEPPKTSDSKVALQQQRDAPAVPVSGAQPSQGQYSTPAQGPTGGNAPPPVAPGAWPPGTQGAVPPGNPQAVPAEAPRPPSSAGSHQDYVHPPSGSGQMYSSYYGNYGEYPDSRGQYPPGQYPPPPGDPRMQQYYQDANYRGRGDPYYGRYDGQNPGYRDPNYQYREPQSERPNSRASQYSDRPSSRQGYSEDYQRQNRSAYGEYYADYPKHYDYRGYNYGQYDQRYRGYYDQSYWSYYNETYRNGYYNQPRKDVYDAHWLYYPGYDRSFDDDNVRGRDAYGDDFDRHSVHSERSAHSVHSSTSHHSRQSSFSSRSQQSQVYRSQPDLVSAVYDTTQSTLPVDYSYGQYPNQTDATQNYSQYMYPSEYTADSTWIASEQPPPRPATPEKFTMPHRCARFGPGGHLIQVLPNLPSAGQPALVEIHNMETMLQDTADQAELRGFPGPLIKEETHKVDVIKFSQNKAMECSRDNNLLDRDSARLIWDFIVLLCRQNGTVVGTDIADLLLKEHRSVWLPGKSPNEANLIDFNNEPLARAEEEPGAGPLSLLSDTFMIVPENVGKETERFRELLLFGRKKDALEAAMKGGLWGHALLLASKMDNRTHARVMTRFANSLPMNDPLQTMYQLMSGRMPASATCCGEEKWGDWRPHLAMVLSNLTHNMDLDTRTITTMGDTLASKGLTDAAHFCYLMAQVGLGVYTKKSTKLVLIGSNHSLAFNQFATNEAIQRTEAYEYAQSLGSQPCSLPNFQVFKLIYACRLAESGLSAQAFHYCEVIAKTVLMHASYYSPVLISQIIQMSEKLRFYDPQLKERPEQELFIEPEWLIRLKHLDGQIRTGVITYNRDRSTPAQFDCISESSDFEPQSPHEPYSMPLEVDGQGPDNQLMSSLMPGPQPQAVQLMPPAPSSILHEGAAPAQLTPSSDVPQFYPVPPSGPPCQIPMPGFPPQDPAGVAHPPFHPQHEQAYPGAHQQFVPPPQEGQMSPHMLPSQVPHSPVQMTHPPFQMPQHMPPSPGHMVPMEQPLPPHPEMHPTHPISSSPPRSSFTPQMDLYDHMAIMGPRRSRTTSQSSMHLPSGRSSRRASESSTHSGGRERSNSAVKQASPPPPSIPEQPRKEEARKAKKDSPEKSKGWSFWPFGKRKNEAHLPDDKNPSIVWDENKNRWVDLNEPEEESKPPPPPPTGFPKMPQMPGPGGPTAPPGAGSTVNMFSRKAGTRSRYVDVLNPSGTAKPSGVAPAPVDLFAPLAPMPMSANLFVPSSAPSNQQPLEGSEGGNQEQNSPSSGAAPQVFNPTLLPPAPEGPPVPDGSQSGELSRSSSMSSLSRESHPNQGTAPAGGVTFYNPTQFSQTSASSGGGQRSSRLGQRQYPVYK
- the sec16a gene encoding protein transport protein Sec16A isoform X1, giving the protein MQPTPRAGPPRASLPNMTGRIRPQKHATAVTATMPPPTQPITDPFAFGRAQPSMAVGGLPTIPNSSPPQMQAPPNAMYSQLGSGLPPQPQLLENVPAAVAGPPAQPLSGVTLFTPRGTPSAGVFPSPSPTGYVSANNEQDYFNSRDPAATMSTDASHTSPAPSNTLFNQDFQAHHLGHPLPFQPLPPSSSSTQWAPDHSSRPPSVQNYFQPTVDPPARPSNIPPQSQMYPSHSQSPHHSAPTPPAYSGHPQIRPPAPLQNPLAAASSLLPDPNEPQHLNSHFQTQSYFSQSSAPHDLWFNQPVQDSGYHQMGTGPSHPQPPTDSAGSPHVSSTGHGPVSQPVPSSIPATDAYGQESGTISMFFKGSDVENEETLADERNKTLNGVAASFQHNSNPPSHSSHSDLTIDYQGVSVPDHSRLPYMNESSHHLQGHIQKLPDNDFDHVENLECVPNQEVLPNESSSSAAAAIAACNPVDQFEAGPNLETPDSVPRPMRSASVSSNYSNLSHGSGTGSRRHQGVEGTFIQQESPRLADNPNASSAAAAAAAGGYFEQIDTSPSGDVGVQGSAEHMWHPTPSPPKPTGIFQASANSSFEPVRSHGVGVRPAEVDKAKMVAEGGSDSTSGNLEQPPDNMENIFGPGQAPAPSPGDGLSSQTHSVVHPHSRPSSRAFGANRPCESPATTLWAQSDPTSLGTNFLLAPAALTVFAPLREPSADVIQPPEDCPLDLQASQRAQTATQQHSENLENPPKVSDAEPVDSQSGLGYASLLVSSSLHQPVLIAPPVSNYSVIPPSIPTPSSTQTNHGEVVFPERPPAQGLGASISQPSALPSKQNPLFSSGSAAFCSSAPNQGPLNLTRDKTVGAPSEITTPPHSQPVHPPLSRGQSLGAESHSTVNSQPVSLVTASVSNHNQTLNYELLDFSMHQSHGQSQVYGQPSSLHESSQSSNGFYLQVTKDAQQGVRDGGTLSIQTAVSTSTSQAPPGPPPAAPNTQQTQSEPPKTSDSKVALQQQRDAPAVPVSGAQPSQGQYSTPAQGPTGGNAPPPVAPGAWPPGTQGAVPPGNPQAVPAEAPRPPSSAGSHQDYVHPPSGSGQMYSSYYGNYGEYPDSRGQYPPGQYPPPPGDPRMQQYYQDANYRGRGDPYYGRYDGQNPGYRDPNYQYREPQSERPNSRASQYSDRPSSRQGYSEDYQRQNRSAYGEYYADYPKHYDYRGYNYGQYDQRYRGYYDQSYWSYYNETYRNGYYNQPRKDVYDAHWLYYPGYDRSFDDDNVRGRDAYGDDFDRHSVHSERSAHSVHSSTSHHSRQSSFSSRSQQSQVYRSQPDLVSAVYDTTQSTLPVDYSYGQYPNQTDATQNYSQYMYPSEYTADSTWIASEQPPPRPATPEKFTMPHRCARFGPGGHLIQVLPNLPSAGQPALVEIHNMETMLQDTADQAELRGFPGPLIKEETHKVDVIKFSQNKAMECSRDNNLLDRDSARLIWDFIVLLCRQNGTVVGTDIADLLLKEHRSVWLPGKSPNEANLIDFNNEPLARAEEEPGAGPLSLLSDTFMIVPENVGKETERFRELLLFGRKKDALEAAMKGGLWGHALLLASKMDNRTHARVMTRFANSLPMNDPLQTMYQLMSGRMPASATCCGEEKWGDWRPHLAMVLSNLTHNMDLDTRTITTMGDTLASKGLTDAAHFCYLMAQVGLGVYTKKSTKLVLIGSNHSLAFNQFATNEAIQRTEAYEYAQSLGSQPCSLPNFQVFKLIYACRLAESGLSAQAFHYCEVIAKTVLMHASYYSPVLISQIIQMSEKLRFYDPQLKERPEQELFIEPEWLIRLKHLDGQIRTGVITYNRDRSTPAQFDCISESSDFEPQSPHEPYSMPLEVDGQGPDNQLMSSLMPGPQPQAVQLMPPAPSSILHEGAAPAQLTPSSDVPQFYPVPPSGPPCQIPMPGFPPQDPAGVAHPPFHPQHEQAYPGAHQQFVPPPQEGQMSPHMLPSQVPHSPVQMTHPPFQMPQHMPPSPGHMVPMEQPLPPHPEMHPTHPISSSPPRSSFTPQMDLYDHMAIMGPRRSRTTSQSSMHLPSGRSSRRASESSTHSGGRERSNSAVKQASPPPPSIPEQPRKEEARKAKKDSPEKSKGWSFWPFGKRKNEAHLPDDKNPSIVWDENKNRWVDLNEPEEESKPPPPPPTGFPKMPQMPGPGGPTAPPGAGSTVNMFSRKAGTRSRYVDVLNPSGTAKPSGVAPAPVDLFAPLAPMPMSANLFVPSSAPSNQQPLEGSEGGNQEQNSPSSGAAPQVFNPTLLPPAPEGPPVPDGSQSGELSRSSSMSSLSREVSQHLNQSHPNQGTAPAGGVTFYNPTQFSQTSASSGGGQRSSRLGQRQYPVYK
- the sec16a gene encoding protein transport protein Sec16A isoform X3; the encoded protein is MQPTPRAGPPRASLPNMTGRIRPQKHATAVTATMPPPTQPITDPFAFGRAQPSMAVGGLPTIPNSSPPQMQAPPNAMYSQLGSGLPPQPQLLENVPAAVAGPPAQPLSGVTLFTPRGTPSAGVFPSPSPTGYVSANNEQDYFNSRDPAATMSTDASHTSPAPSNTLFNQDFQAHHLGHPLPFQPLPPSSSSTQWAPDHSSRPPSVQNYFQPTVDPPARPSNIPPQSQMYPSHSQSPHHSAPTPPAYSGHPQIRPPAPLQNPLAAASSLLPDPNEPQHLNSHFQTQSYFSQSSAPHDLWFNQPVQDSGYHQMGTGPSHPQPPTDSAGSPHVSSTGHGPVSQPVPSSIPATDAYGQESGTISMFFKGSDVENEETLADERNKTLNGVAASFQHNSNPPSHSSHSDLTIDYQGVSVPDHSRLPYMNESSHHLQGHIQKLPDNDFDHVENLECVPNQEVLPNESSSSAAAAIAACNPVDQFEAGPNLETPDSVPRPMRSASVSSNYSNLSHGSGTGSRRHQGVEGTFIQQESPRLADNPNASSAAAAAAAGGYFEQIDTSPSGDVGVQGSAEHMWHPTPSPPKPTGIFQASANSSFEPVRSHGVGVRPAEVDKAKMVAEGGSDSTSGNLEQPPDNMENIFGPGQAPAPSPGDGLSSQTHSVVHPHSRPSSRAFGANRPCESPATTLWAQSDPTSLGTNFLLAPAALTVFAPLREPSADVIQPPEDCPLDLQASQRAQTATQQHSENLENPPKVSDAEPVDSQSGLGYASLLVSSSLHQPVLIAPPVSNYSVIPPSIPTPSSTQTNHGEVVFPERPPAQGLGASISQPSALPSKQNPLFSSGSAAFCSSAPNQGPLNLTRDKTVGAPSEITTPPHSQPVHPPLSRGQSLGAESHSTVNSQPVSLVTASVSNHNQTLNYELLDFSMHQSHGQSQVYGQPSSLHESSQSSNGFYLQVTKDAQQGVRDGGTLSIQTAVSTSTSQAPPGPPPAAPNTQQTQSEPPKTSDSKVALQQQRDAPAVPVSGAQPSQGQYSTPAQGPTGGNAPPPVAPGAWPPGTQGAVPPGNPQAVPAEAPRPPSSAGSHQDYVHPPSGSGQMYSSYYGNYGEYPDSRGQYPPGQYPPPPGDPRMQQYYQDANYRGRGDPYYGRYDGQNPGYRDPNYQYREPQSERPNSRASQYSDRPSSRQGYSEDYQRQNRSAYGEYYADYPKHYDYRGYNYGQYDQRYRGYYDQSYWSYYNETYRNGYYNQPRKDVYDAHWLYYPGYDRSFDDDNVRGRDAYGDDFDRHSVHSERSAHSVHSSTSHHSRQSSFSSRSQQSQVYRSQPDLVSAVYDTTQSTLPVDYSYGQYPNQTDATQNYSQYMYPSEYTADSTWIASEQPPPRPATPEKFTMPHRCARFGPGGHLIQVLPNLPSAGQPALVEIHNMETMLQDTADQAELRGFPGPLIKEETHKVDVIKFSQNKAMECSRDNNLLDRDSARLIWDFIVLLCRQNGTVVGTDIADLLLKEHRSVWLPGKSPNEANLIDFNNEPLARAEEEPGAGPLSLLSDTFMIVPENVGKETERFRELLLFGRKKDALEAAMKGGLWGHALLLASKMDNRTHARVMTRFANSLPMNDPLQTMYQLMSGRMPASATCCGEEKWGDWRPHLAMVLSNLTHNMDLDTRTITTMGDTLASKGLTDAAHFCYLMAQVGLGVYTKKSTKLVLIGSNHSLAFNQFATNEAIQRTEAYEYAQSLGSQPCSLPNFQVFKLIYACRLAESGLSAQAFHYCEVIAKTVLMHASYYSPVLISQIIQMSEKLRFYDPQLKERPEQELFIEPEWLIRLKHLDGQIRTGVITYNRDRSTPAQFDCISESSDFEPQSPHEPYSMPLEVDGQGPDNQLMSSLMPGPQPQAVQLMPPAPSSILHEGAAPAQLTPSSDVPQFYPVPPSGPPCQIPMPGFPPQDPAGVAHPPFHPQHEQAYPGAHQQFVPPPQEGQMSPHMLPSQVPHSPVQMTHPPFQMPQHMPPSPGHMVPMEQPLPPHPEMHPTHPISSSPPRSSFTPQMDLYDHMAIMGPRRSRTTSQSSMHLPSGRSSRRASESSTHSGGRERSNSAVKQASPPPPSIPEQPRKEEARKAKKDSPEKSKGWSFWPFGKRKNEAHLPDDKNPSIVWDENKNRWVDLNEPEEESKPPPPPPTGFPKMPQMPGPGGPTAPPGAGSTVNMFSRKAGTRSRYVDVLNPSGTAKPSGVAPAPVDLFAPLAPMPMSANLFVPSSAPSNQQPLEGSEGGNQEQNSPSSGAAPQVFNPTLLPPAPEGPPVPDGSQSGESHPNQGTAPAGGVTFYNPTQFSQTSASSGGGQRSSRLGQRQYPVYK